A window of Lentibacillus sp. Marseille-P4043 contains these coding sequences:
- a CDS encoding methyl-accepting chemotaxis protein, which produces MNKNIQNNQKRKVRQGNFLNRTLRRQILIPFLILIIFTGVVVAFVSYEFSVKTTSDELTQNVESQMESMNDSFELFFSNMDNKLDRFTSYDLLTNYKPENKDQILQYLQATGDANSTISTIYTGIESTGEMIDYPNGDLGDDYDPRERPWYQKAVDADGKTIWTEPYTDKTTGQTIVSTARAFYNDGKLVGVMSIDVFVDTILDMINNIKIGENGYAVVFDEAGKYIAHPDKDYIGSDESEKDYYQKIVNAGDQGIVHYQFEDEDKIMGFVKNPTTGWLLGGTVYESDIQNQAQSIIIPIAIALGIALIIAIAISLVVTRKLTTPIKKLQSTMKEVEGGNLLAEVDNTRVDEIGQLSVSFQNMLTQMREMMKKIANISFHVSEASQTLVASAEENTASSNEVATTMEQIASGAANESELMEQNETATNRLSDMISQIEVQNRSVHEEAKAMTKVSEEGTTTVKELRKQSDQTGKMTDEVVNAIHALDEKSTNVSEIVNKISDISSQTNLLALNAAIEAARAGESGRGFAVVADEVRKLAEQSESALGDISELITEMQDETKRTVTLINETSDVIQSQSQSVNDTGDAFASITATVKTNNEMISKVIGLMDDISQQEKVLSENTRNIASISQETAAGTEEVSASIEEQTASMEQLNNLAGELEDYSVQMQEQIDQFIIDNNKTKIEEK; this is translated from the coding sequence GTGAATAAAAATATACAGAACAACCAGAAAAGGAAAGTTCGTCAAGGTAATTTTCTCAACAGAACACTTCGTAGGCAGATTTTAATCCCATTTCTTATTCTCATTATATTTACCGGTGTTGTTGTGGCGTTTGTAAGTTACGAGTTTAGCGTGAAAACAACTTCTGATGAACTTACCCAAAATGTGGAAAGCCAAATGGAAAGTATGAATGACTCATTCGAGCTGTTCTTTTCCAATATGGATAATAAATTAGATCGGTTTACATCATATGATCTACTTACAAACTATAAACCTGAAAACAAGGATCAAATACTCCAATATTTACAGGCGACCGGTGATGCCAATTCTACCATTTCAACAATTTATACTGGGATTGAATCAACTGGGGAAATGATCGATTACCCTAATGGGGATTTGGGCGATGATTACGACCCTAGGGAAAGACCCTGGTATCAAAAGGCAGTTGACGCCGATGGTAAGACAATTTGGACAGAACCATATACAGATAAAACTACCGGACAAACAATTGTAAGTACTGCACGGGCCTTTTATAACGACGGTAAACTTGTCGGGGTTATGTCGATCGATGTTTTTGTTGACACGATCCTTGATATGATTAATAACATTAAGATCGGTGAAAACGGCTATGCAGTTGTGTTTGATGAAGCGGGTAAATATATTGCCCATCCAGACAAAGACTACATTGGTTCAGATGAATCCGAAAAAGATTATTATCAAAAGATCGTCAATGCTGGTGATCAAGGGATTGTTCACTATCAATTTGAAGACGAAGATAAAATTATGGGGTTTGTTAAGAACCCAACAACCGGATGGCTCCTTGGTGGCACCGTCTATGAGAGTGATATACAAAATCAAGCGCAATCGATCATCATCCCAATTGCAATCGCTCTAGGGATAGCCTTGATTATCGCAATAGCTATCTCCCTTGTTGTAACAAGAAAATTAACAACGCCAATTAAGAAACTTCAATCGACAATGAAAGAAGTTGAAGGCGGCAATTTATTAGCTGAAGTAGACAATACACGGGTAGACGAAATTGGCCAATTATCCGTAAGTTTTCAAAATATGTTAACGCAAATGCGGGAAATGATGAAAAAAATTGCTAACATCTCATTCCATGTTTCTGAAGCTTCTCAGACACTCGTAGCTAGTGCGGAAGAAAACACAGCATCGTCAAATGAGGTTGCTACAACAATGGAACAAATTGCATCCGGTGCAGCTAATGAATCTGAACTAATGGAACAAAATGAAACAGCAACAAATCGTTTATCCGATATGATTAGCCAAATCGAAGTGCAAAACAGAAGCGTGCATGAAGAGGCCAAAGCGATGACAAAAGTTTCAGAAGAAGGCACAACAACGGTTAAAGAACTTCGTAAACAGTCAGATCAAACGGGTAAAATGACCGATGAAGTGGTTAATGCCATTCATGCACTTGATGAAAAATCTACTAATGTCAGCGAAATAGTTAATAAGATTTCGGATATTTCCAGTCAGACAAATTTATTAGCATTGAATGCAGCAATAGAAGCTGCACGTGCTGGTGAAAGTGGTCGCGGCTTTGCGGTTGTGGCAGATGAAGTACGGAAACTCGCGGAGCAATCGGAAAGTGCACTTGGGGATATTTCTGAATTGATTACGGAAATGCAAGATGAAACAAAACGAACAGTTACCTTAATCAATGAAACAAGCGATGTAATCCAATCACAATCGCAATCTGTTAACGATACTGGAGATGCGTTTGCTAGTATTACAGCAACAGTTAAAACGAACAATGAAATGATCAGCAAAGTTATTGGTCTAATGGATGACATTTCCCAGCAGGAGAAGGTACTTTCTGAAAACACTAGAAATATTGCCTCCATAAGCCAAGAAACTGCTGCAGGAACAGAGGAAGTATCTGCCTCCATCGAGGAACAAACTGCATCAATGGAGCAATTAAATAATTTGGCTGGTGAACTAGAAGATTATTCTGTTCAAATGCAGGAACAAATTGATCAATTTATCATTGATAATAACAAAACGAAAATAGAAGAAAAATAG
- a CDS encoding AI-2E family transporter, which yields MKKVGMVLYGKRWFQILVAFILIFLLILLISATDFIFDPVFKYMAAVAFPIVGAGVLFYLSKPIVHLLEKYKVPRVLAIFIVFILLILIVYLIVNYIVPIAQKQFTNLIDNIPEMVNGIQNVVTYWQSNQDMIPADINDTIDHVTSNLQSYIEGAMSFIFGFISQVIGFIFSLVLVPFFLFFMLKDGDKFVPFMTQIFNPKKAANIRSLMHKIDEALASYIQGQLIVSFCIGILLFIGYLIIGLKYALTLALFGMLMCVIPFIGPFISVVPAMIVGFFQDPMMAVWVAIVMIVAQQLEGNFISPNIMGRALKLHPLTIITLILAAGSIAGFLGILFAVPFYAVVKTIIVHFYKTYQNSKEDKEDALI from the coding sequence ATGAAGAAAGTTGGGATGGTATTGTACGGTAAACGCTGGTTCCAGATCTTAGTCGCTTTCATTTTGATCTTTCTATTAATCTTATTAATTTCTGCAACTGATTTTATTTTTGATCCGGTTTTTAAATATATGGCGGCGGTTGCCTTTCCAATTGTCGGTGCTGGTGTCCTTTTTTATTTATCAAAACCAATTGTACATCTGCTCGAAAAGTATAAGGTACCTCGTGTCTTGGCCATTTTTATTGTTTTTATCCTATTAATCCTTATCGTTTATCTGATTGTTAATTATATTGTACCGATTGCCCAAAAGCAGTTTACCAATTTGATCGACAATATACCGGAAATGGTTAATGGTATCCAAAACGTGGTTACATACTGGCAATCGAATCAGGATATGATTCCTGCAGATATCAACGATACGATAGATCATGTAACATCTAATTTACAGTCGTATATCGAAGGAGCAATGTCATTTATCTTTGGCTTTATTAGTCAGGTGATTGGCTTTATCTTCTCCTTGGTGCTAGTACCTTTCTTTTTATTTTTCATGCTTAAAGATGGTGATAAATTCGTCCCCTTTATGACGCAGATTTTCAATCCAAAAAAGGCAGCGAACATTCGCAGTTTGATGCATAAGATTGATGAAGCGTTAGCGTCCTATATCCAAGGACAATTGATTGTTAGTTTTTGTATTGGCATATTACTATTCATTGGCTATTTAATTATCGGCTTAAAATATGCGTTAACACTGGCACTCTTTGGCATGTTGATGTGTGTGATTCCATTTATTGGACCGTTTATTTCCGTTGTTCCTGCGATGATTGTTGGCTTTTTCCAAGATCCAATGATGGCTGTCTGGGTTGCAATCGTGATGATAGTTGCACAACAGCTGGAAGGTAATTTCATTTCGCCCAATATTATGGGACGTGCACTTAAGCTTCACCCATTAACTATTATTACCTTAATACTTGCTGCCGGAAGTATTGCTGGCTTCTTGGGAATTCTATTCGCCGTACCGTTCTATGCAGTGGTAAAAACGATTATCGTCCATTTTTATAAAACTTATCAGAATTCAAAAGAAGATAAAGAAGACGCGTTGATCTAA
- a CDS encoding phospho-sugar mutase, which yields MEAWEKVYNKWASFENLEPSLKDDLTCMKNDTDALEDAFYKELSFGTGGMRGILGPGINRMNKYTVRKAVNGLAIYLKANCVNVNDRGVAVSYDSRYMSQELAIETAKVLGAYGIKAYVFDSLHPTPLLSFAVRYLGAVAGVMITASHNPPAYNGFKVYNEDGGQITPTEAEAVISFINQTENELTVPVIERAELEEKELLNWIGDEIDNAYLQQLKQISRLSTDEQKTAKDLQIIFTPLHGTSYDLVLKGLNQLNFPHVNVVEEQAKPDPEFSTVDSPNPEEHQAFTMAIELGKKNGADILIGTDPDADRLGVAVKNKSGEYTVLTGNQFGALLLAYILEHSDNALLTNARLLKTIVTTELGRTIADHFGVETIDTLTGFKYIGEKIRQFDATGETFIFGFEESYGYLISSFARDKDAVQAAMTACEIAYHWKKQGKTLLDALETLYEKYGYYQEGMSSLTLQGKEGAEKIAAIVDRVRKSPFTEIAGLQVLQVEDYLSSERTFMNESRNVEQIDLPQENVIKFILENDSWVCLRPSGTEPKIKCYYGVCEQSQTKSAERLISLKHAMEAIMEGN from the coding sequence ATGGAAGCTTGGGAGAAAGTCTACAATAAATGGGCATCGTTTGAGAATCTTGAACCTTCATTAAAAGACGATTTGACTTGCATGAAAAACGATACCGATGCATTGGAAGATGCTTTTTATAAGGAATTATCATTTGGAACGGGTGGTATGCGTGGCATATTAGGGCCTGGAATCAATCGGATGAATAAGTATACAGTACGAAAAGCGGTTAATGGATTAGCAATTTATTTAAAAGCTAACTGTGTCAATGTTAATGATCGTGGTGTTGCCGTATCTTATGATTCCCGGTACATGTCACAGGAATTGGCAATTGAAACTGCTAAAGTACTCGGTGCATATGGAATTAAGGCATATGTATTTGATTCCTTGCATCCTACCCCATTACTATCGTTTGCTGTCCGGTATTTAGGGGCGGTCGCTGGTGTGATGATAACTGCTAGTCACAACCCACCAGCGTACAATGGTTTCAAAGTTTACAATGAAGATGGTGGACAGATTACACCAACGGAAGCCGAAGCGGTTATTTCTTTTATTAACCAGACGGAAAATGAATTAACCGTACCAGTAATAGAGAGAGCTGAGTTAGAAGAAAAAGAATTGTTAAATTGGATAGGTGACGAAATTGATAATGCCTATTTACAGCAGCTAAAGCAGATTTCCAGACTAAGTACCGATGAGCAAAAAACTGCAAAAGATTTACAAATTATTTTTACTCCACTTCATGGGACATCGTATGATTTAGTTTTAAAAGGGTTGAATCAATTGAACTTCCCGCATGTTAACGTTGTGGAAGAACAAGCAAAGCCTGATCCGGAATTTTCCACCGTTGATTCACCAAATCCAGAAGAACATCAGGCATTTACGATGGCGATCGAGCTGGGAAAAAAGAATGGAGCCGATATTTTAATTGGTACGGATCCGGACGCTGACCGTTTAGGCGTCGCTGTCAAAAATAAATCCGGGGAATATACCGTATTAACAGGTAATCAGTTCGGAGCATTGCTGTTGGCATATATCCTAGAACATAGCGATAATGCACTTTTAACAAATGCTCGGTTATTAAAAACAATTGTCACAACCGAGCTTGGTCGCACCATTGCTGATCATTTTGGCGTTGAGACGATTGATACACTAACAGGCTTTAAATATATTGGAGAAAAAATTCGCCAATTCGATGCAACTGGTGAGACATTTATTTTTGGCTTTGAAGAAAGCTATGGTTACTTGATTAGCAGCTTTGCGCGTGATAAAGATGCTGTACAAGCGGCAATGACGGCTTGTGAAATAGCATATCATTGGAAAAAGCAAGGAAAAACGCTACTTGATGCATTGGAAACATTGTATGAGAAATACGGATATTACCAAGAAGGGATGTCCTCGTTAACCTTACAAGGAAAAGAAGGGGCAGAAAAAATCGCTGCTATTGTGGATCGAGTTCGGAAGTCTCCTTTTACGGAAATAGCCGGATTGCAGGTTCTACAGGTGGAAGACTACCTTTCGAGTGAACGTACATTTATGAATGAGAGCCGTAATGTGGAGCAGATTGATTTGCCACAAGAGAATGTCATTAAGTTTATTTTGGAAAATGATAGCTGGGTTTGTCTACGTCCATCAGGAACTGAACCTAAGATAAAATGTTATTACGGTGTATGTGAACAATCCCAAACAAAAAGCGCAGAAAGATTAATAAGCTTGAAACATGCTATGGAAGCAATTATGGAAGGAAATTAA
- a CDS encoding DUF488 domain-containing protein, protein MPVNIKRIYEDVSSDDGLRVLVDRVWPRGMSKDKAKLDHWMKEIGPSTELRKWFGHDPDKYDAFKKKYKDELASGDQQIELGKLKEITKEHDKNLTLLFSAKDEKYNQAQVLKEILDHQ, encoded by the coding sequence ATGCCAGTGAATATAAAACGAATATACGAAGATGTTAGTAGCGATGATGGTTTACGCGTATTAGTTGATCGTGTGTGGCCTAGGGGAATGTCAAAGGACAAGGCCAAACTGGATCATTGGATGAAGGAAATCGGACCATCAACAGAATTACGAAAATGGTTCGGTCATGATCCAGATAAATATGATGCATTCAAGAAGAAGTATAAAGATGAGTTGGCAAGTGGTGATCAACAAATTGAACTGGGAAAACTAAAGGAAATCACCAAGGAGCATGATAAAAACCTGACATTATTGTTCTCGGCTAAAGATGAGAAGTACAACCAAGCACAAGTACTTAAGGAAATATTGGATCATCAATAA
- a CDS encoding OsmC family protein, giving the protein MAEHHFHLQADWPGGRNSEGLIKAGNLETKISIPPEMDGPGIGTNPDEMLLGAAATCYIITLAAMIERANLPLQEMALESEGIVDVTNGVFTYKKIIHKPTVSLKSDATQDEYNKLKKLVEKAEKSCMISRAIAGNVELELQATIE; this is encoded by the coding sequence ATGGCGGAGCATCATTTTCATTTACAAGCAGATTGGCCAGGTGGTCGAAATAGTGAAGGGCTGATTAAAGCAGGTAATTTGGAGACGAAAATTTCTATCCCACCTGAAATGGATGGACCTGGGATCGGGACAAACCCTGATGAGATGTTGTTAGGAGCAGCAGCAACGTGTTATATCATAACGTTAGCGGCTATGATTGAACGGGCGAACTTGCCATTACAGGAGATGGCTCTTGAATCAGAGGGTATTGTCGATGTAACGAACGGTGTTTTCACGTATAAAAAAATCATACATAAACCAACCGTTTCCTTAAAGAGCGACGCAACCCAGGACGAGTATAACAAGCTCAAAAAGCTGGTGGAAAAGGCGGAAAAAAGCTGTATGATTTCCCGTGCGATTGCAGGTAATGTTGAACTTGAACTGCAAGCAACCATTGAATAA
- a CDS encoding transposase translates to MPKGKERNQLLNKLKEQYGVRKFDLNRYVQEMGRKFKQNIGSQMTQNIAERAFRAVEKIMYGNGKKVRFCSVDQFFSLEEKTNKTGFRYFPENERMEWLGLILPVMIKDQDEYAHFALQDKIKYCRLLKRRIRGKNRYFVQFVLEGFPPEKRNQNYSKDENARVGLDIGISTIAIASEKEVKLLELAEGLSEEERKKRILQRKSDRQRRANNPGKYKENGTINPSNRDKWIQSENYKKTRKELAEMSRKVAAKRKQAHNQLANHILSLGLDVRVETMNFKGFQVKAKKTEVSEKTGRYKRKKRFGKSLANRAPSLLLSIIDNKLNYFGLKLKRIDTAKVKASQFEHFTQTYVKKKLWERWNHFEQGNVQRDLYSAFLIMNTKDNLYEIDVGRANETWNNFFDKHDREMERLKHVNKKQLSSIGL, encoded by the coding sequence ATGCCAAAAGGAAAAGAACGCAATCAACTTCTGAATAAGTTGAAAGAACAATACGGCGTTCGTAAATTCGACTTAAATAGGTACGTTCAAGAAATGGGGCGTAAGTTTAAGCAAAACATTGGTTCTCAAATGACTCAGAATATCGCTGAACGAGCATTTCGAGCAGTGGAGAAAATCATGTACGGGAATGGTAAGAAAGTACGTTTTTGTTCGGTAGACCAATTTTTTTCGTTAGAAGAAAAGACCAACAAGACGGGTTTTCGTTATTTTCCCGAAAACGAACGCATGGAATGGTTAGGGCTTATTCTGCCCGTTATGATAAAAGATCAAGATGAATACGCACACTTTGCTCTTCAAGATAAAATCAAATATTGCCGGCTTTTAAAAAGGCGAATTCGTGGTAAAAATCGTTACTTCGTTCAATTTGTATTAGAAGGTTTTCCGCCAGAGAAACGTAATCAGAACTATTCCAAAGATGAAAACGCGCGTGTAGGATTAGATATTGGCATATCTACAATTGCTATTGCTTCTGAAAAGGAAGTAAAGCTGTTAGAGCTTGCAGAAGGTTTGTCCGAAGAAGAACGCAAAAAACGGATCTTACAGCGTAAATCTGATCGTCAGCGTAGAGCGAATAACCCTGGTAAATATAAAGAAAATGGCACCATCAATCCATCAAATCGAGATAAATGGATTCAAAGTGAAAACTACAAGAAAACCCGAAAAGAATTAGCGGAGATGAGCCGGAAGGTAGCTGCTAAGAGAAAGCAAGCGCACAACCAACTGGCAAACCATATTCTATCGTTAGGTTTAGATGTCCGAGTGGAGACGATGAATTTCAAAGGGTTTCAAGTAAAAGCAAAGAAAACAGAGGTTAGTGAAAAGACAGGACGGTACAAACGGAAAAAACGTTTTGGGAAGTCATTAGCGAATCGTGCGCCATCGCTGCTTCTTTCGATTATCGACAACAAACTAAACTATTTCGGCTTAAAACTAAAGCGGATTGACACTGCTAAAGTGAAAGCCAGTCAATTTGAACACTTCACGCAAACATACGTGAAGAAAAAACTTTGGGAACGTTGGAATCACTTTGAACAAGGTAATGTTCAACGTGATTTGTATAGTGCCTTTCTAATCATGAATACAAAAGATAATCTATATGAAATAGATGTTGGACGAGCAAACGAAACATGGAACAACTTCTTTGATAAGCATGACCGGGAAATGGAACGATTGAAACATGTGAATAAGAAACAATTAAGTAGTATTGGTTTGTGA